From Pagrus major chromosome 2, Pma_NU_1.0, one genomic window encodes:
- the ywhag2 gene encoding 14-3-3 protein gamma-B, giving the protein MVDREQLVQKARLAEQAERYDDMAAAMKSVTELNEALSNEERNLLSVAYKNVVGARRSSWRVISSIEQKTSADGNEKKIEMVRAYREKIEKELEAVCQDVLNLLDNFLIKNCSETQHESKVFYLKMKGDYYRYLAEVATGEKRATVVESSEKAYNEAHEISKEHMQPTHPIRLGLALNYSVFYYEIQNAPEQACHLAKTAFDDAIAELDTLNEDSYKDSTLIMQLLRDNLTLWTSDQQDDEGGEGNN; this is encoded by the exons ATGGTTGATCGCGAGCAGCTGGTGCAGAAAGCCAGGCTGGCTGAACAGGCTGAGAGATATGATGACATGGCAGCAGCTATGAAATCG GTAACAGAGCTGAACGAGGCCCTGTCCAACGAGGAGAGGAACCTCTTGTCCGTGGCCTACAAGAACGTGGTCGGGGCCCGTCGCTCCTCCTGGAGGGTGATCTCCAGCATTGAGCAGAAGACCTCGGCCGACGGCAATGAGAAGAAGATTGAGATGGTCAGGGCCTACCGGGAGAAGATTGAGAAGGAGCTGGAGGCCGTGTGCCAGGATGTGCTCAACCTTCTGGACAACTTCCTGATCAAGAACTGCAGCGAGACGCAGCACGAGAGCAAGGTCTTCTACCTGAAGATGAAGGGCGACTACTACCGGTACCTGGCCGAGGTGGCCACGGGGGAGAAGAGGGCCACGGTGGTGGAGTCGTCGGAGAAGGCCTACAACGAGGCCCACGAGATCAGCAAGGAGCACATGCAGCCCACCCACCCCATCCGCCTGGGCTTAGCTCTCAACTACTCTGTGTTTTACTACGAGATCCAGAACGCCCCGGAGCAGGCCTGTCATCTGGCCAAGACCGCCTTCGACGACGCCATCGCCGAGCTCGACACCCTCAACGAGGACTCCTACAAAGACTCCACTCTCATCATGCAGCTGCTCCGAGACAACTTGACACTGTGGACAAGTGACCAGCAGGATGACGAGGGAGGGGAGGGCAACAATTAA
- the LOC141009198 gene encoding RIMS-binding protein 2, with amino-acid sequence METRLELDVLIFPDEVRIATPDDLREWELETASQVSIPTVRLFVALYPYNPAAMSPNYETAGEELPFVPGQIIKVSGDKDSDGFYHGESGGLYGYVPSNMVAEIPVDDEYLKHLLMEQGFLPVDRMSLSMSDLSDTASIPEDVVVRRMVALFDYDPWESSPNMDSEVELGFQSGDIIYVLGDMDQDGFYFGDLRGRRGLVPSNFLQPLPWD; translated from the exons ATGGAGACGAGGCTGGAGTTGGATGTTTTGATATTTCCAGATGAAGTGAGGATTGCTACTCCGGACGATCTCAGAGAATGGGAACTCGAGACCGCGAGCCAGGTGTCCATACCCACCGTCCGGCTCTTTGTGGCCCTTTACCCCTACAACCCTGCTGCGATGTCTCCCAACTATGAGACGGCTGGAGAGGAGCTGCCTTTTGTACCAGGCCAGATaatcaag GTGTCTGGAGACAAAGACTCGGATGGTTTCTATCACGGCGAGTCCGGCGGTCTCTACGGTTACGTGCCAAGCAACATGGTGGCTGAAATCCCCGTGGACGACGAGTACCTGAAGCATCTACTCATGGAGCAGGGATTCTTACCTGTGGACC GTATGTCTTTGTCTATGTCTGATCTGAGCGACACAGCCAGCATCCCTGAGGATGTGGTTGTTCGACGAATGGTGGCCTTATTTGACTACGACCCGTGGGAAAGTTCCCCCAACATGGACAGTGAA GTTGAACTGGGCTTTCAGTCAGGAGACATCATATACGTGTTAGGTGACATGGATCAAGATGGATTTTACTTT GGGGATCTGCGTGGACGGAGAGGGTTGGTTCCATCTAACTTTCTGCAGCCGCTTCCCTGGGATTAG
- the ca4b gene encoding carbonic anhydrase 4b produces the protein MLLAPVLFFIASSLKIVSGADWCYQSEFTCSHACTGPEVWEHVSQHCGGRFQSPVNIVTKKNQLDERLTSFHFFGYQDTFHGRLLNNGHSVQLDLPSSMRIEEGSLSAQYKTLQLHLHWGKDGEPGSEHTIDGERFPMEMHIVHIKEEYNSLSEAARDRTGVAVLGFFFQESKSANKKFNPLINALKYITQPNNSTTLRGVSLEMLMPHQENMTKYFRYSGSLTTPNCAEAVVWSLFENTIPLSRKQLTAFSQLRFPDGKPMVKTYRPLQPMNGRQVYYSGGHVALVSTVLLIMSMLVSIALCLHTTG, from the exons ATGCTGCTTgcacctgttttatttttcattgcaTCTTCCTTGAAGATTGTGTCAGGGGCAG ATTGGTGCTACCAGTCTGAATTTACATGCAGTCACGCCTGCACAG GTCCAGAAGTATGGGAACATGTTTCACAGCACTGCGGTGGCAGATTTCAGTCTCCAGTTAACATCGTTACCAAGAAAAACCAACTAGATGAACGTCTCACTTCTTTCCACTTCTTTGGCTATCAAGACACTTTTCACGGTCGCCTCTTAAACAACGGTCACAGTG TTCAACTGGATTTGCCCTCCAGTATGAGGATCGAAGAAGGAAGTCTGTCTGCACAATACAAGACACTCCAACTACACCTGCACTGGGGCAAAGATGGAGAACCGGGGTCTGAACACACGATTGATGGAGAGCGATTTCCAATGGAG ATGCACATTGTCCACATAAAGGAAGAATACAACTCTTTATCCGAGGCTGCAAGAGACCGCACAGGCGTGGCTGTTCTTGGATTTTTCTTTCag GAGTCCAAGTCTGCAAACAAGAAATTTAATCCCCTTATAAATGCTTTGAAATATATCACACAACCAA ACAACAGCACGACACTGAGGGGTGTGTCCCTGGAAATGCTCATGCCACATCAGGAGAACATGACCAAGTACTTTCGCTACAGTGGCTCCCTCACTACACCGAACTGTGCTGAGGCTGTCGTCTGGAGCCTGTTCGAAAACACCATTCCTCTCAGCAGGAAACAG CTCACTGCATTCTCCCAGCTTCGGTTTCCTGATGGAAAGCCGATGGTCAAAACCTACAGACCACTTCAGCCCATGAACGGACGGCAGGTGTATTACTCCGGTGGCCATGTTGCTCTGGTCAGCACTGTGTTACTCATCATGTCAATGCTGGTGTCCATTGCACTCTGCCTGCACACTACAGGATGA
- the LOC141010763 gene encoding dehydrogenase/reductase SDR family member 11-like: MDRWRGRVALVTGASVGIGAAIATELVRYGMKVVGCARDVGKIQKLSAECQSAGHSGVLVPYKCDLTNEEEILSMFAAIKEQHKGVDVCINNAGLAHPESLLNGKTSGWKNMLDVNVLALCICTREAYQSMKERNVDDGHIININSMSGHRVVPSADVHFYSSTKYAVTALTEGLRQELREANTHIRATSISPGVVETEFAPRLYKDNADKAAGSYTKFKPLDAIDVANSVTYVLSAPPHVQIGDVLMRAVEQVS; this comes from the exons ATGGACCGCTGGAGGGGCAGAGTGGCTCTGGTGACCGGAGCCTCGGTCGGGATCGGGGCGGCCATAGCGACGGAGCTGGTCCGGTACGGCATGAAGGTGGTGGGCTGCGCCAGGGACGTGGGGAAAATACAG aaactgtcagctgagtgtcagAGTGCCGGCCACAGCGGTGTGTTGGTGCCCTACAAGTGTGACCTGACCAACGAGGAGGAGATCCTGTCCATGTTCGCTGCCATCAAAGAGCAGCACAAAGGCGTGGACGTGTGCATCAACAACGCCGGCCTGGCTCATCCAGAGTCTCTGCTAAATGGCAAAACCAGTGGCTGGAAGAACATGCTGGAT GTGAACGTTCTTGCATTGTGTATATGCACACGTGAGGCGTATCAGtcaatgaaagaaagaaacgtTGACGATGGACACATCATAAACATCAACAG CATGAGCGGACATCGCGTCGTTCCGAGTGCTGACGTACATTTCTACAGCTCCACCAAGTACGCAGTGACGGCCTTGACGGAGGGCCTGAGGCAGGAGCTGCGTGAGGCCAACACCCACATCAGAGCCACA AGTATTTCTCCTGGAGTGGTGGAGACAGAATTTGCTCCGCGGCTTTACAAGGACAATGCTGATAAAGCTGCTGGTTCATACACCAAATTTAAG CCTTTGgatgcaatagatgttgcaaACTCTGTCACATACGTCCTGAGTGCCCCTCCACATGTGCAG ATTGGAGACGTTCTGATGCGAGCTGTGGAGCAGGTGTCGTAG
- the LOC141013202 gene encoding dehydrogenase/reductase SDR family member 11-like gives MNRWRGRVALVTGASVGIGAATAMELVRYGMKVVGCARDVGKIQKLSAECQSAGHSGVLVPYKCDLANKEEILSMFAAIKEQHKGVDVCINNAGLAHPESLLNGKTNGWKNMLDVNVLALCICTREAYQSMRERNVDDGHIININSMSGHRIVPSADIHFYGSTKFTVTALTEGLRQELREANTHIRATSISPGVVETEFFPRLYKDNADKAAGSYTKFKPLDAIDVANSVTHVLSAPPHVQIGDILMRPVEQVS, from the exons ATGAACCGCTGGAGGGGCAGAGTGGCTCTGGTGACCGGCGCCTCGGTCGGGATCGGGGCGGCCACAGCGATGGAGCTGGTCCGGTACGGCATGAAGGTGGTGGGCTGTGCCAGGGACGTGGGAAAAATACAG aaactgtcagctgagtgtcagAGTGCCGGCCACAGCGGTGTGTTGGTGCCCTACAAGTGTGACCTGGCCAACAAGGAGGAGATCCTGTCCATGTTCGCCGCCATCAAAGAGCAGCACAAGGGCGTGGACGTGTGCATCAACAACGCCGGCCTGGCTCATCCAGAGTCTCTGTTAAATGGCAAAACCAATGGCTGGAAGAACATGCTGGAT GTGAACGTTCTTGCATTGTGTATATGCACACGTGAGGCGTATCAGTCgatgagagaaagaaatgttgATGATGGACACATCATAAACATCAACAG CATGAGCGGACATCGCATCGTTCCAAGCGCTGACATACATTTCTACGGCTCCACCAAGTTCACAGTGACGGCCCTGACGGAGGGCCTGAGGCAGGAGCTGCGTGAGGCCAACACCCACATCAGAGCCACA AGTATTTCTCCTGGAGTGGTGGAGACAGAATTTTTTCCACGGCTTTACAAGGACAATGCTGATAAAGCTGCTGGTTCATACACCAAGTTTAAG CCTTTGgatgcaatagatgttgcaaACTCTGTGACACACGTCCTGAGTGCCCCTCCACATGTGCAG ATTGGAGACATTCTGATGCGACCTGTGGAGCAGGTGTCGTAG